From Carya illinoinensis cultivar Pawnee chromosome 5, C.illinoinensisPawnee_v1, whole genome shotgun sequence, one genomic window encodes:
- the LOC122311059 gene encoding probable E3 ubiquitin-protein ligase ARI2 isoform X2 → MEDCASDEEYYYSDRDSLDGLENEESEFQCAPTKGPTTKVITKESLLAAQREDLRRVMDLLFLREHHARTLLIHYRWDVERLFAVLVEKGKGCLFAEAGVTVVEHQDLNSPLYSTITCDICMEDVASDEATRVDCGHYFCNNCWTEHFIVKINDGQSRRIRCMAHKCNSICDEAVVRNLVSKRQPDMAEKFDRFLLESYIEDNKRVKWCPSAPHCGNAIRIEDDEFCEVECSCGLQFCFSCLSEAHSPCSCLMWELWAKKCQDESETVNWITAHTKPCPKCHKHVEKNGGCNLVSCICGQAFCWLCGGATGRDHTWSSITGHSCGRFKAEREKKSERAKRDHDRYLHYFNRYRAHTDSFKQESKLKETIQERVSITEERDSMLRDFSWVNNGLYRLFRSRRVLSYSYPFAFYMFGDELFNDEMTKEENEIKQHLFEDQQQQLEANVEKLSKFLEEPFDQFSEDKVMEIRMQVINLSVITDTLCQKLYDCIENDLLGSLEFGNHNIAPYKSKGIERASELIACWKANNSDKYLASDHGTSEFDRPSGSGSSDESGCSSRKRARKDGLGGGLFDLNLPAEVVDRN, encoded by the exons ATGGAGGATTGTGCGAGCGACGAGGAGTATTATTACTCCGATCGGGACTCGCTCGACGGCCTTGAGAACGAGGAGTCTGAGTTCCAGTGTGCCCCTACCAAGGGTCCCACGACTAAG GTAATTACAAAAGAATCTCTTTTGGCTGCGCAG AGGGAGGATTTGCGTAGAGTAATGGACTTGCTATTCCTGAGGGAGCATCATGCCAGGACTTTACTTATTCATTACCGCTGGGATGTTGAACGGTTGTTTGCAGTTCTTGTAGAGAAAGGGAAGGGTTGCTTGTTTGCAGAAGCGGGTGTTACAGTGGTTGAGCATCAAGATCTCAATTCACCACTGTATTCCACAATAACATGTGATATCTGCATGGAAGATGTAGCTAGTGATGAGGCAACAAGAGTGGACTGTGGCCATTATTTTTGCAACAACT GCTGGACAGAACACTTTATAGTGAAGATAAATGATGGTCAAAGTAGGCGCATTAGGTGCATGGCACACAAATGCAATTCTATATGTGATGAAGCAGTTGTAAGGAATTTAGTCAGTAAAAGGCAACCTGATATGGCAGAGAAGTTTGATAGATTCCTTCTTGAGTCATATATTGAAGATAATAAGAGGGTTAAATGGTGCCCAAGTGCTCCACATTGCGGGAATGCAATACGCATTGAGGATGATGAATTCTGCGAGGTAGAATGTTCATGTGGTTTGCAGTTTTGTTTCAGTTGCTTGTCAGAAGCACACTCGCCTTGTTCATGTCTGATGTGGGAACTTTGGGCCAAGAAGTGCCAAGATGAATCAGAAACAGTTAATTGGATAACAGCTCATACAAAGCCTTGTCCAAAGTGCCACAAACATGTGGAGAAGAATGGTGGTTGCAACCTTGTGAGCTGCATCTGTGGTCAAGCATTTTG TTGGCTTTGTGGTGGAGCTACTGGCCGAGACCATACTTGGTCAAGTATAACCGGTCATAGTTGTGGTCGCTTTAAAGCAGAACGAGAGAAAAAATCTGAACGTGCAAAGCGGGATCACGATCGATATCTGCACTATTTTAATCGCTACAGAGCTCACACAGATTCTTTCAAGCAGGAAAGTAAGTTGAAAGAGACCATACAAGAGAGGGTGTCAATTACAGAAGAAAGGGATTCAATGCTCAGAGATTTCAGCTGGGTAAATAATGGGCTCTATAGACTTTTCAGATCCAGGCGTGTTCTTTCATACTCATACCCATTTGCGTTCTATATGTTTGGAGATGAGCTGTTCAATGATGAGAtgacaaaagaagaaaatgaaataaaacagcATTTATTTGAggaccagcagcagcagctTGAAGCAAATGTTGAGAAactttctaagtttttggaggAGCCCTTTGATCAATTTAGTGAAGATAAAGTTATGGAGATAAGGATGCAAGTCATTAACTTGTCAGTTATTACAGACACTCTCTGTCAGAAATT GTATGATTGCATTGAAAATGATTTGTTGGGTTCTCTCGAATTTGGTAACCACAATATTGCTCCTTACAAGTCAAAGGGAATTGAGAGAGCATCAGAACTTATTGCTTGCTGGAAAGCCAATAATAGTGACAAATATCTAGCTTCTGACCATGGCACAAGTG
- the LOC122308863 gene encoding EEF1A lysine methyltransferase 4 isoform X2, which produces MSSVAPSTALAYLDPQYWNDRFSNEEHYEWFKDYSHFRHLIQAHLKPNSTVLELGCGNSQLCEELYKDGITETTCIDLSAVAVEKMQRRLALKGYKEIKVLQADMLDLPFSDGCFDVIIEKGTMDVLFVDSRDPWNLPPATVTKVMATLKGVHRVLKPDGIFISISFGQPHFRRPLFDAPEFTWSVEWSTFGDGFHYFFYVLKKGKRSSDGKGSGESFEMPSICLLHEELESEDYLFRTNIDEMNN; this is translated from the exons ATGAGTAGCGTTGCTCCCTCCACTGCCTTGGCTTACCTCGATCCTCAGTACTG GAACGATCGTTTTTCTAACGAGGAACATTACGAGTGGTTCAAAGACTACTCCCATTTTCGCCACCTCATTCAAGCTCATCTTAAACCCAATTCTACT GTATTGGAGCTGGGTTGTGGGAACTCACAGTTGTGTGAAGAGTTATACAAAGATGGGATTACGGAGACAACATGCATCGATCTATCAGCTGTTGCAGTGGAGAAGATGCAGAGGCGATTAGCATTGAAGGGATATAAAG AAATAAAGGTTCTACAAGCTGACATGCTAGACTTGCCCTTTAGCGATGGGTGTTTTGATGTGATCATTGAGAAAGGAACCATG GATGTATTGTTCGTGGATAGTAGAGACCCATGGAATCTGCCACCAGCAACAGTTACCAAGGTCATGGCAACACTCAAAGGTGTTCATAGGGTTTTGAAACCAGATGggatttttatctcaatttcaTTCGGCCAG CCACATTTCAGGCGTCCTTTGTTTGATGCTCCAGAGTTTACCTGGTCTGTTGAGTGGAGTACTTTTGGTGATGGATTTCACTATTTTTTCTATGTCTTGAAGAAG GGAAAGAGATCGTCGGATGGAAAAGGATCTGGTGAGAGCTTCGAGATGCCATCAATTTGTCTACTTCATGAAGAGTTGGAAAGCGAAGATTATCTATTTCGGACCAACATTGATGAGATGAATAATTAG
- the LOC122311059 gene encoding probable E3 ubiquitin-protein ligase ARI1 isoform X3, with the protein MEDCASDEEYYYSDRDSLDGLENEESEFQCAPTKGPTTKREDLRRVMDLLFLREHHARTLLIHYRWDVERLFAVLVEKGKGCLFAEAGVTVVEHQDLNSPLYSTITCDICMEDVASDEATRVDCGHYFCNNCWTEHFIVKINDGQSRRIRCMAHKCNSICDEAVVRNLVSKRQPDMAEKFDRFLLESYIEDNKRVKWCPSAPHCGNAIRIEDDEFCEVECSCGLQFCFSCLSEAHSPCSCLMWELWAKKCQDESETVNWITAHTKPCPKCHKHVEKNGGCNLVSCICGQAFCWLCGGATGRDHTWSSITGHSCGRFKAEREKKSERAKRDHDRYLHYFNRYRAHTDSFKQESKLKETIQERVSITEERDSMLRDFSWVNNGLYRLFRSRRVLSYSYPFAFYMFGDELFNDEMTKEENEIKQHLFEDQQQQLEANVEKLSKFLEEPFDQFSEDKVMEIRMQVINLSVITDTLCQKLYDCIENDLLGSLEFGNHNIAPYKSKGIERASELIACWKANNSDKYLASDHGTSAEFDRPSGSGSSDESGCSSRKRARKDGLGGGLFDLNLPAEVVDRN; encoded by the exons ATGGAGGATTGTGCGAGCGACGAGGAGTATTATTACTCCGATCGGGACTCGCTCGACGGCCTTGAGAACGAGGAGTCTGAGTTCCAGTGTGCCCCTACCAAGGGTCCCACGACTAAG AGGGAGGATTTGCGTAGAGTAATGGACTTGCTATTCCTGAGGGAGCATCATGCCAGGACTTTACTTATTCATTACCGCTGGGATGTTGAACGGTTGTTTGCAGTTCTTGTAGAGAAAGGGAAGGGTTGCTTGTTTGCAGAAGCGGGTGTTACAGTGGTTGAGCATCAAGATCTCAATTCACCACTGTATTCCACAATAACATGTGATATCTGCATGGAAGATGTAGCTAGTGATGAGGCAACAAGAGTGGACTGTGGCCATTATTTTTGCAACAACT GCTGGACAGAACACTTTATAGTGAAGATAAATGATGGTCAAAGTAGGCGCATTAGGTGCATGGCACACAAATGCAATTCTATATGTGATGAAGCAGTTGTAAGGAATTTAGTCAGTAAAAGGCAACCTGATATGGCAGAGAAGTTTGATAGATTCCTTCTTGAGTCATATATTGAAGATAATAAGAGGGTTAAATGGTGCCCAAGTGCTCCACATTGCGGGAATGCAATACGCATTGAGGATGATGAATTCTGCGAGGTAGAATGTTCATGTGGTTTGCAGTTTTGTTTCAGTTGCTTGTCAGAAGCACACTCGCCTTGTTCATGTCTGATGTGGGAACTTTGGGCCAAGAAGTGCCAAGATGAATCAGAAACAGTTAATTGGATAACAGCTCATACAAAGCCTTGTCCAAAGTGCCACAAACATGTGGAGAAGAATGGTGGTTGCAACCTTGTGAGCTGCATCTGTGGTCAAGCATTTTG TTGGCTTTGTGGTGGAGCTACTGGCCGAGACCATACTTGGTCAAGTATAACCGGTCATAGTTGTGGTCGCTTTAAAGCAGAACGAGAGAAAAAATCTGAACGTGCAAAGCGGGATCACGATCGATATCTGCACTATTTTAATCGCTACAGAGCTCACACAGATTCTTTCAAGCAGGAAAGTAAGTTGAAAGAGACCATACAAGAGAGGGTGTCAATTACAGAAGAAAGGGATTCAATGCTCAGAGATTTCAGCTGGGTAAATAATGGGCTCTATAGACTTTTCAGATCCAGGCGTGTTCTTTCATACTCATACCCATTTGCGTTCTATATGTTTGGAGATGAGCTGTTCAATGATGAGAtgacaaaagaagaaaatgaaataaaacagcATTTATTTGAggaccagcagcagcagctTGAAGCAAATGTTGAGAAactttctaagtttttggaggAGCCCTTTGATCAATTTAGTGAAGATAAAGTTATGGAGATAAGGATGCAAGTCATTAACTTGTCAGTTATTACAGACACTCTCTGTCAGAAATT GTATGATTGCATTGAAAATGATTTGTTGGGTTCTCTCGAATTTGGTAACCACAATATTGCTCCTTACAAGTCAAAGGGAATTGAGAGAGCATCAGAACTTATTGCTTGCTGGAAAGCCAATAATAGTGACAAATATCTAGCTTCTGACCATGGCACAAGTG
- the LOC122309692 gene encoding golgin subfamily A member 6-like protein 6: protein MLSGEKVSSEDSSSSLVTHTLSNNPMCTCGSPASLRTSNTPRNPGRSFFGCSKYNSQGLPHCNYFKWADSDSCHEREKELVKLKIEMLRKEEELHLAQVEAQQIAKEVRRREEEVQRREEDVRRREEEVRSWMVEVRKVLEEVRKIDGEIVKSDLGVQPQCTNIKLWCIIFILLYLYFSLSQ from the exons ATGTTGTCTGGAGAAAAGGTATCGAGTgaagattcttcttcttcacttgtTACTCATACTTTGTCAAACAACCCAATGTGCACTTGTGGGTCACCTGCTTCACTTAGAACATCGAATACGCCAAGAAATCCAGGTCGATCATTCTTTGGGTGTTCCAAGTACAATTCTCAG GGGTTACCACACTGCAACTATTTCAAATGGGCAGATAGCGATAGCTGCcatgaaagggaaaaagaacttgttaaattaaaaattgagatgTTAAGAAAGGAGGAAGAGCTTCACCTTGCACAAGTAGAGGCTCAACAAATAGCCAAAGAGGttcgaagaagagaggaagaggttcaaagaagagaggaagatgttcgaagaagagaggaagaggttcGAAGTTGGATGGTAGAGGTTCGAAAAGTCTTGGAAGAGGTTCGAAAAATAGATGGGGAAATTGTCAAGAGTGACTTGGGAGTCCAGCCTCAATGCACAAATATAAAACTGtggtgtataatttttatattactttATTTGTACTTCTCACTTTCGCAGTGA
- the LOC122311059 gene encoding probable E3 ubiquitin-protein ligase ARI2 isoform X4 translates to MDLLFLREHHARTLLIHYRWDVERLFAVLVEKGKGCLFAEAGVTVVEHQDLNSPLYSTITCDICMEDVASDEATRVDCGHYFCNNCWTEHFIVKINDGQSRRIRCMAHKCNSICDEAVVRNLVSKRQPDMAEKFDRFLLESYIEDNKRVKWCPSAPHCGNAIRIEDDEFCEVECSCGLQFCFSCLSEAHSPCSCLMWELWAKKCQDESETVNWITAHTKPCPKCHKHVEKNGGCNLVSCICGQAFCWLCGGATGRDHTWSSITGHSCGRFKAEREKKSERAKRDHDRYLHYFNRYRAHTDSFKQESKLKETIQERVSITEERDSMLRDFSWVNNGLYRLFRSRRVLSYSYPFAFYMFGDELFNDEMTKEENEIKQHLFEDQQQQLEANVEKLSKFLEEPFDQFSEDKVMEIRMQVINLSVITDTLCQKLYDCIENDLLGSLEFGNHNIAPYKSKGIERASELIACWKANNSDKYLASDHGTSAEFDRPSGSGSSDESGCSSRKRARKDGLGGGLFDLNLPAEVVDRN, encoded by the exons ATGGACTTGCTATTCCTGAGGGAGCATCATGCCAGGACTTTACTTATTCATTACCGCTGGGATGTTGAACGGTTGTTTGCAGTTCTTGTAGAGAAAGGGAAGGGTTGCTTGTTTGCAGAAGCGGGTGTTACAGTGGTTGAGCATCAAGATCTCAATTCACCACTGTATTCCACAATAACATGTGATATCTGCATGGAAGATGTAGCTAGTGATGAGGCAACAAGAGTGGACTGTGGCCATTATTTTTGCAACAACT GCTGGACAGAACACTTTATAGTGAAGATAAATGATGGTCAAAGTAGGCGCATTAGGTGCATGGCACACAAATGCAATTCTATATGTGATGAAGCAGTTGTAAGGAATTTAGTCAGTAAAAGGCAACCTGATATGGCAGAGAAGTTTGATAGATTCCTTCTTGAGTCATATATTGAAGATAATAAGAGGGTTAAATGGTGCCCAAGTGCTCCACATTGCGGGAATGCAATACGCATTGAGGATGATGAATTCTGCGAGGTAGAATGTTCATGTGGTTTGCAGTTTTGTTTCAGTTGCTTGTCAGAAGCACACTCGCCTTGTTCATGTCTGATGTGGGAACTTTGGGCCAAGAAGTGCCAAGATGAATCAGAAACAGTTAATTGGATAACAGCTCATACAAAGCCTTGTCCAAAGTGCCACAAACATGTGGAGAAGAATGGTGGTTGCAACCTTGTGAGCTGCATCTGTGGTCAAGCATTTTG TTGGCTTTGTGGTGGAGCTACTGGCCGAGACCATACTTGGTCAAGTATAACCGGTCATAGTTGTGGTCGCTTTAAAGCAGAACGAGAGAAAAAATCTGAACGTGCAAAGCGGGATCACGATCGATATCTGCACTATTTTAATCGCTACAGAGCTCACACAGATTCTTTCAAGCAGGAAAGTAAGTTGAAAGAGACCATACAAGAGAGGGTGTCAATTACAGAAGAAAGGGATTCAATGCTCAGAGATTTCAGCTGGGTAAATAATGGGCTCTATAGACTTTTCAGATCCAGGCGTGTTCTTTCATACTCATACCCATTTGCGTTCTATATGTTTGGAGATGAGCTGTTCAATGATGAGAtgacaaaagaagaaaatgaaataaaacagcATTTATTTGAggaccagcagcagcagctTGAAGCAAATGTTGAGAAactttctaagtttttggaggAGCCCTTTGATCAATTTAGTGAAGATAAAGTTATGGAGATAAGGATGCAAGTCATTAACTTGTCAGTTATTACAGACACTCTCTGTCAGAAATT GTATGATTGCATTGAAAATGATTTGTTGGGTTCTCTCGAATTTGGTAACCACAATATTGCTCCTTACAAGTCAAAGGGAATTGAGAGAGCATCAGAACTTATTGCTTGCTGGAAAGCCAATAATAGTGACAAATATCTAGCTTCTGACCATGGCACAAGTG
- the LOC122310026 gene encoding F-box protein At3g07870-like gives MDTRENTSLEEVPGDVLVDILCGLPLKTLVQCRGVRKEWRDLLSDPIFVSLHLSRSPPDCLLIEHSSRDNDVMVTKLGMELDFHGAASCNGLICSWNDREKRVSVSNPIIGKRITLPESPKEHGISDFKPRLGIGISPETSLYKVLKIQSRRQYGSETIWAVEICTLGVGTVTWRNIADVPQKCYFSVALDGTFFNGIFHFILTPDSPEINLYICSFDFDSEEFRSNLELPRPPLDNEEYHAWLGLRVLTDCLCVSIISGLGDGNLDIEVWVMKEYGVTESWTKVFVLENPMENLWSAHGFKIIKYKKNKEIICFIDDNIYSYDLKNANFRFLETIGTHSKFYALLYVPSFVWLEDVAVGESSNEIEYCLSELHIQ, from the exons ATGGATACGAGGGAGAATACTAGTCTAGAAGAAGTGCCAGGCGATGTCCTTGTAGATATTTTATGCGGACTTCCCTTAAAGACTCTGGTCCAATGCAGGGGCGTACGCAAGGAATGGCGGGATTTGCTTTCAGACCCTATATTTGTCAGCTTGCATCTCTCGAGATCG CCTCCAGACTGTTTATTGATCGAGCATTCATCTAGAGACAATGATGTAATGGTAACGAAATTGGGGATGGAGTTAGATTTTCATGGTGCGGCTTCCTGCAATGGCTTAATCTGCTCGTGGAATGACAGGGAAAAACGAGTTAGTGTATCTAATCCAATCATCGGAAAGCGCATAACTCTTCCCGAAAGCCCAAAGGAGCATGGCATTTCAGACTTCAAACCCAGGTTGGGGATTGGAATTAGTCCAGAGACAAGCCTATATAAGGTGCTTAAAATTCAATCCAGAAGACAATATGGGTCAGAAACCATATGGGCTGTAGAGATCTGTACGCTTGGAGTTGGTACTGTCACCTGGAGAAACATTGCAGATGTCCCACAGAAATGTTATTTTTCTGTAGCACTAGATGGCACTTTTTTCAATGGAATATTCCATTTTATTCTCACTCCAGATAGCCCCGAAATCAATCTCTATATCTGCTCCTTTGATTTTGACAGTGAGGAGTTCCGGTCTAATTTGGAGCTACCTCGTCCTCCCTTGGATAATGAAGAATATCATGCGTGGTTGGGTCTAAGAGTATTGACAGATTGTCTGTGTGTATCCATTATCTCTGGCCTCGGCGATGGAAATCTAGATATTGAAGTGTGGGTGATGAAGGAGTATGGTGTCACCGAGTCATGGACAAAAGTGTTTGTTTTAGAGAACCCAATGGAAAACTTATGGTCAGCTCACGGTTTCAAGATCATCAAGTACAAGAAAAACAAGGAGATCATATGTTTTATTGATGACAATATATATTCTTATGACCTCAAAAATGCAAATTTCAGATTCTTGGAGACTATCGGGACTCATTCAAAATTCTATGCACTTTTGTATGTTCCCAGTTTTGTTTGGCTTGAAGATGTTGCGGTGGGAGAAAGCTCTAATGAAATTGAGTATTGCCTTTCCGAGCtccatattcaataa
- the LOC122308863 gene encoding EEF1A lysine methyltransferase 4 isoform X1, with the protein MSSVAPSTALAYLDPQYWNDRFSNEEHYEWFKDYSHFRHLIQAHLKPNSTVLELGCGNSQLCEELYKDGITETTCIDLSAVAVEKMQRRLALKGYKEIKVLQADMLDLPFSDGCFDVIIEKGTMVTNNDVLFVDSRDPWNLPPATVTKVMATLKGVHRVLKPDGIFISISFGQPHFRRPLFDAPEFTWSVEWSTFGDGFHYFFYVLKKGKRSSDGKGSGESFEMPSICLLHEELESEDYLFRTNIDEMNN; encoded by the exons ATGAGTAGCGTTGCTCCCTCCACTGCCTTGGCTTACCTCGATCCTCAGTACTG GAACGATCGTTTTTCTAACGAGGAACATTACGAGTGGTTCAAAGACTACTCCCATTTTCGCCACCTCATTCAAGCTCATCTTAAACCCAATTCTACT GTATTGGAGCTGGGTTGTGGGAACTCACAGTTGTGTGAAGAGTTATACAAAGATGGGATTACGGAGACAACATGCATCGATCTATCAGCTGTTGCAGTGGAGAAGATGCAGAGGCGATTAGCATTGAAGGGATATAAAG AAATAAAGGTTCTACAAGCTGACATGCTAGACTTGCCCTTTAGCGATGGGTGTTTTGATGTGATCATTGAGAAAGGAACCATGGTAACCAACAAT GATGTATTGTTCGTGGATAGTAGAGACCCATGGAATCTGCCACCAGCAACAGTTACCAAGGTCATGGCAACACTCAAAGGTGTTCATAGGGTTTTGAAACCAGATGggatttttatctcaatttcaTTCGGCCAG CCACATTTCAGGCGTCCTTTGTTTGATGCTCCAGAGTTTACCTGGTCTGTTGAGTGGAGTACTTTTGGTGATGGATTTCACTATTTTTTCTATGTCTTGAAGAAG GGAAAGAGATCGTCGGATGGAAAAGGATCTGGTGAGAGCTTCGAGATGCCATCAATTTGTCTACTTCATGAAGAGTTGGAAAGCGAAGATTATCTATTTCGGACCAACATTGATGAGATGAATAATTAG
- the LOC122311059 gene encoding probable E3 ubiquitin-protein ligase ARI2 isoform X1, with amino-acid sequence MEDCASDEEYYYSDRDSLDGLENEESEFQCAPTKGPTTKVITKESLLAAQREDLRRVMDLLFLREHHARTLLIHYRWDVERLFAVLVEKGKGCLFAEAGVTVVEHQDLNSPLYSTITCDICMEDVASDEATRVDCGHYFCNNCWTEHFIVKINDGQSRRIRCMAHKCNSICDEAVVRNLVSKRQPDMAEKFDRFLLESYIEDNKRVKWCPSAPHCGNAIRIEDDEFCEVECSCGLQFCFSCLSEAHSPCSCLMWELWAKKCQDESETVNWITAHTKPCPKCHKHVEKNGGCNLVSCICGQAFCWLCGGATGRDHTWSSITGHSCGRFKAEREKKSERAKRDHDRYLHYFNRYRAHTDSFKQESKLKETIQERVSITEERDSMLRDFSWVNNGLYRLFRSRRVLSYSYPFAFYMFGDELFNDEMTKEENEIKQHLFEDQQQQLEANVEKLSKFLEEPFDQFSEDKVMEIRMQVINLSVITDTLCQKLYDCIENDLLGSLEFGNHNIAPYKSKGIERASELIACWKANNSDKYLASDHGTSAEFDRPSGSGSSDESGCSSRKRARKDGLGGGLFDLNLPAEVVDRN; translated from the exons ATGGAGGATTGTGCGAGCGACGAGGAGTATTATTACTCCGATCGGGACTCGCTCGACGGCCTTGAGAACGAGGAGTCTGAGTTCCAGTGTGCCCCTACCAAGGGTCCCACGACTAAG GTAATTACAAAAGAATCTCTTTTGGCTGCGCAG AGGGAGGATTTGCGTAGAGTAATGGACTTGCTATTCCTGAGGGAGCATCATGCCAGGACTTTACTTATTCATTACCGCTGGGATGTTGAACGGTTGTTTGCAGTTCTTGTAGAGAAAGGGAAGGGTTGCTTGTTTGCAGAAGCGGGTGTTACAGTGGTTGAGCATCAAGATCTCAATTCACCACTGTATTCCACAATAACATGTGATATCTGCATGGAAGATGTAGCTAGTGATGAGGCAACAAGAGTGGACTGTGGCCATTATTTTTGCAACAACT GCTGGACAGAACACTTTATAGTGAAGATAAATGATGGTCAAAGTAGGCGCATTAGGTGCATGGCACACAAATGCAATTCTATATGTGATGAAGCAGTTGTAAGGAATTTAGTCAGTAAAAGGCAACCTGATATGGCAGAGAAGTTTGATAGATTCCTTCTTGAGTCATATATTGAAGATAATAAGAGGGTTAAATGGTGCCCAAGTGCTCCACATTGCGGGAATGCAATACGCATTGAGGATGATGAATTCTGCGAGGTAGAATGTTCATGTGGTTTGCAGTTTTGTTTCAGTTGCTTGTCAGAAGCACACTCGCCTTGTTCATGTCTGATGTGGGAACTTTGGGCCAAGAAGTGCCAAGATGAATCAGAAACAGTTAATTGGATAACAGCTCATACAAAGCCTTGTCCAAAGTGCCACAAACATGTGGAGAAGAATGGTGGTTGCAACCTTGTGAGCTGCATCTGTGGTCAAGCATTTTG TTGGCTTTGTGGTGGAGCTACTGGCCGAGACCATACTTGGTCAAGTATAACCGGTCATAGTTGTGGTCGCTTTAAAGCAGAACGAGAGAAAAAATCTGAACGTGCAAAGCGGGATCACGATCGATATCTGCACTATTTTAATCGCTACAGAGCTCACACAGATTCTTTCAAGCAGGAAAGTAAGTTGAAAGAGACCATACAAGAGAGGGTGTCAATTACAGAAGAAAGGGATTCAATGCTCAGAGATTTCAGCTGGGTAAATAATGGGCTCTATAGACTTTTCAGATCCAGGCGTGTTCTTTCATACTCATACCCATTTGCGTTCTATATGTTTGGAGATGAGCTGTTCAATGATGAGAtgacaaaagaagaaaatgaaataaaacagcATTTATTTGAggaccagcagcagcagctTGAAGCAAATGTTGAGAAactttctaagtttttggaggAGCCCTTTGATCAATTTAGTGAAGATAAAGTTATGGAGATAAGGATGCAAGTCATTAACTTGTCAGTTATTACAGACACTCTCTGTCAGAAATT GTATGATTGCATTGAAAATGATTTGTTGGGTTCTCTCGAATTTGGTAACCACAATATTGCTCCTTACAAGTCAAAGGGAATTGAGAGAGCATCAGAACTTATTGCTTGCTGGAAAGCCAATAATAGTGACAAATATCTAGCTTCTGACCATGGCACAAGTG